The Thalassotalea sp. 273M-4 genome includes a region encoding these proteins:
- a CDS encoding MotA/TolQ/ExbB proton channel family protein, which produces MIFLIELWESVREFIATGGFVLYFVAIALFLMWILMIEKYWFLTAVFPKMKRDIIARWDAREDTTSWYAHRIRDNWISEAAEILDARMITIRTLVAMCPLIGLLGTVTGMIAVFEIMAVQGTGNPRLMAAGISMATIPTMSGMVAALSGVFFSSRLDAKVKMEKAKLIDSLPHH; this is translated from the coding sequence ATGATTTTCCTGATAGAACTTTGGGAATCTGTCAGGGAATTTATTGCGACAGGTGGCTTTGTTTTATACTTTGTTGCCATCGCTCTCTTCTTAATGTGGATCTTAATGATCGAGAAGTATTGGTTTTTAACCGCAGTATTCCCGAAAATGAAACGTGACATTATTGCACGTTGGGATGCTCGTGAAGATACAACTTCTTGGTATGCTCACAGAATTAGAGATAATTGGATTTCCGAAGCAGCAGAGATATTGGATGCACGCATGATCACCATCAGAACGTTGGTCGCTATGTGTCCCCTTATCGGCCTTTTAGGCACTGTAACCGGTATGATTGCGGTATTCGAAATTATGGCGGTACAAGGTACTGGTAACCCGCGCTTAATGGCAGCGGGTATCTCGATGGCAACAATTCCGACAATGTCCGGTATGGTTGCAGCACTGTCTGGCGTATTTTTTAGCTCCAGATTAGACGCGAAAGTAAAAATGGAGAAGGCGAAGCTAATCGATAGCTTACCTCATCACTAG
- a CDS encoding ExbD/TolR family protein, producing MARKTRREEEDAVIDMTPMLDIVFIMLIFFIVTTSFVKEAGIDVQKPKAANASAKPSANIFIAVRENGEIWMDKRMVDVERVSANIEKLLAEQPTDIVIIQADKGARHGTVVKVMDAIKDAGIDKISIAAATGG from the coding sequence ATGGCTCGTAAAACAAGACGTGAAGAAGAAGATGCAGTAATTGATATGACACCGATGCTAGATATCGTGTTCATCATGCTTATCTTCTTCATCGTAACCACTTCATTCGTTAAAGAAGCTGGTATTGATGTGCAAAAGCCGAAAGCGGCTAATGCAAGTGCAAAACCATCTGCAAATATTTTCATCGCGGTTCGTGAGAACGGTGAAATTTGGATGGACAAACGTATGGTTGACGTAGAGCGTGTTTCTGCAAACATTGAAAAATTACTAGCAGAGCAACCTACAGATATCGTTATTATTCAAGCTGACAAGGGTGCCCGTCACGGTACTGTTGTAAAAGTAATGGATGCTATCAAGGACGCAGGGATCGATAAGATTTCAATTGCTGCAGCGACGGGTGGTTAA
- a CDS encoding energy transducer TonB, whose amino-acid sequence MVRFIVSALLGVAVTFALFVLMAFLISGGAKRYDDGGNSVVIEILSTPPKSNVQQRKRVPPPPPPPPKTPPKPSTPEPEMNNSNSGVTFNVPGVELSGTSTSLDAPGAGFGRDGEATPIVRIEPKYPIQAARDGKEGWVQLSFTIDTLGGVKDVEVIASEPRRIFDKEAKRALRKWKYKPKVVDGKPIEQPGMTVQLDFRMNQEGGAQ is encoded by the coding sequence ATGGTTCGCTTTATAGTTTCAGCACTATTAGGCGTTGCAGTAACCTTTGCGTTGTTTGTCTTAATGGCATTCTTGATTTCAGGTGGGGCAAAGCGTTATGACGATGGCGGTAACAGCGTTGTTATCGAAATTTTGTCAACGCCGCCTAAGTCAAATGTTCAGCAACGTAAGCGTGTGCCGCCACCGCCGCCACCGCCACCTAAAACGCCGCCAAAACCTTCGACTCCTGAGCCGGAGATGAATAACAGCAATTCGGGTGTGACTTTCAACGTTCCAGGCGTTGAATTGAGTGGTACATCAACATCATTAGATGCTCCTGGTGCTGGTTTTGGTCGCGATGGTGAAGCAACACCTATCGTTCGTATCGAACCTAAGTACCCGATTCAGGCTGCTCGTGATGGTAAAGAAGGTTGGGTTCAACTGAGCTTTACGATTGACACATTAGGTGGGGTTAAGGATGTAGAAGTTATTGCTTCTGAACCAAGACGTATTTTCGATAAGGAAGCCAAACGTGCGCTTCGTAAATGGAAATACAAACCAAAAGTTGTTGATGGTAAACCAATTGAACAGCCAGGTATGACTGTACAGCTAGACTTTAGAATGAACCAGGAAGGAGGAGCACAATAA
- a CDS encoding RNA polymerase sigma factor has product MFERNDEALIKKALNGSKSAWISLVKRYEKPLYNYAFRMVSNREDALDLMQDIFVAVFRNLSSFRGDSKFKSWLFRIAHYRCIEFYRRKKSTLSLDDEPEMEAQKHQSCPEHSTFQARQSSDLVDAMGRLPINQRTVVELKFFQHFTFEEISEQLGVSINTVKSRLYTALDKLKITLEVDYV; this is encoded by the coding sequence GTGTTTGAGCGCAATGATGAAGCATTAATAAAAAAAGCATTAAACGGCAGTAAATCCGCCTGGATAAGCCTGGTTAAACGCTATGAAAAACCCTTATACAATTATGCCTTTAGAATGGTGTCAAACCGAGAAGATGCGCTGGACTTGATGCAAGATATCTTTGTTGCAGTATTTAGAAACTTATCTTCGTTTCGAGGCGATAGTAAATTTAAAAGCTGGCTATTTCGCATTGCTCACTATCGTTGTATTGAGTTTTACCGGAGAAAAAAGTCGACTCTATCGTTAGATGACGAACCTGAAATGGAAGCTCAGAAGCACCAATCTTGTCCCGAACACAGCACCTTTCAAGCCCGACAATCGAGTGATTTAGTTGATGCCATGGGGCGCTTACCGATAAATCAACGTACGGTTGTTGAATTAAAGTTTTTTCAACATTTTACCTTTGAAGAAATATCAGAGCAGCTCGGGGTCTCTATTAATACGGTTAAGTCTCGTTTATACACAGCATTAGACAAATTAAAAATTACCTTGGAGGTAGATTATGTCTGA